The Lysinibacillus irui sequence AGTGTGGGAAGTCAAGGATACGTTGGTCATTTGTATAAGAGTGAATTGTTGTCATCATACCGCGTTCAATACCAAATTTCTCATCTAACACTTTAGCTACTGGTGCAAGACAGTTTGTTGTACAAGAAGCATTGGAGATCACATCATCAGTTGCTGGGTTATAGTCCTCATGGTTTACACCTATAACAAATGTAGGCATTGCCCCTTTAGCTGGTGCAGATAGAATAGCTTTTTTAGCACCTGCTTCAATGTGCTTTCCTACTTCCTCCATTGAACGGAAACGTCCTGTACATTCAAGAACTACGTCTACACCTAATTCGCCCCATGGTAATTGTGCTGGATCTTTTTCAGCATATACTTTTACGCGTCGACCATTTACTACGAAAGAATCTTCATCTGCATTGACTTCAGCATCATAGATACCGTGTACTGAATCATATTTCAATAAGTGTGCAAGCTGACCAGCATCTGTTAAGTCATTGACAGCCACTACTTCGAATTCATCATGCTTCATTGCCTCACGAAATACTAAACGTCCAATACGTCCAAATCCATTAATCGCTAATTTTAATGCCATTGTTAATTCCTCCAATAATGTGTATTGTCTGTCCCTAATAGTAGGAACATTAAATTTGTTTTATGCTCATTCAAAAAGTGTTCCAACACTTTTTGAGATCGAGTGACATGTTTGATATGATCCCCATCATCGATGGTTATTTTCTAAATTAGCAGCAATTGCTTTTGCAGCTGCTTCATCTGTTATAAAGATTGTTTGCTTTGGCGCCACTTTAAAATAAGAAAGCATGGCATTGACTTTTTGTTTTCCTGCAGCCACTGCAATGACTTGCTGACTGTTTTGAACCTGCTCAAGTTGAATACCAATCGTGCGGATACGATGCACGATTTCTCCTTCAGCATTAAAGTAATAGCCAAATGCCTCACTGACAGCGCCTTTTTCCTCTAAAATTCGCAAATCCTCAGGAGATGAATTACGACGAATGGCCATTTCCTCTGCTGAGCCGATCCCATGAATGACACAATCTGCTTGATCATAAAATGCCATCATTTCTGTTACCATCGGCTCTGTCAACATCGCTTGATAAGCCTGCTCACTTAAATGCTCTGGTAAGAATAAAGTGCGGTACTGTGTTTCCATTTGCATAGCAAAGGTTGCAACAAGTGTATTGGCCTGCATTTGCATTTCATGTCCAATTCCTCCCCGTGCAGCAACAAAAGTTATCTTCTTTTGAAGATCCACAGGATGCAAAAATTGTGCAAGAGAGGCAACGGATTTCCCACCAGTGACAGCTACTATTTGCCCATCAAAAGCTGAGGACATAAATTGAAGTGCTGCTTCTTTGCCAAGCAAGGATAGGATTGTATCGTCTTCATTATAGTCACCAGGAACAACGACAACACGATGGATACCGAAATGTTGTTCGAGCT is a genomic window containing:
- a CDS encoding sugar-binding transcriptional regulator translates to MLTVPEAQQRLLPEMYPLLQSRYRILQAVQLMQPIGRRTLADSLKMTEREIRKETDILREQGLIDSQKSGMVCTEDGEIVIEKLRAIVYEWSGLTQLAKKLEQHFGIHRVVVVPGDYNEDDTILSLLGKEAALQFMSSAFDGQIVAVTGGKSVASLAQFLHPVDLQKKITFVAARGGIGHEMQMQANTLVATFAMQMETQYRTLFLPEHLSEQAYQAMLTEPMVTEMMAFYDQADCVIHGIGSAEEMAIRRNSSPEDLRILEEKGAVSEAFGYYFNAEGEIVHRIRTIGIQLEQVQNSQQVIAVAAGKQKVNAMLSYFKVAPKQTIFITDEAAAKAIAANLENNHR
- the gap gene encoding type I glyceraldehyde-3-phosphate dehydrogenase encodes the protein MALKLAINGFGRIGRLVFREAMKHDEFEVVAVNDLTDAGQLAHLLKYDSVHGIYDAEVNADEDSFVVNGRRVKVYAEKDPAQLPWGELGVDVVLECTGRFRSMEEVGKHIEAGAKKAILSAPAKGAMPTFVIGVNHEDYNPATDDVISNASCTTNCLAPVAKVLDEKFGIERGMMTTIHSYTNDQRILDFPHSDPRRARAGAVSMIPTTTGAAVAVSKVLPQLKGKLDGFSMRVPTPNVSCVDLVVELKADVTRESINEVLKEASENELKGILGYNELPLVSIDYNGNHHSSTVDGLSTMVLENKMVKVLAWYDNEIGYSTRLMDLALYIAEQGLNHK